The proteins below are encoded in one region of Pacificitalea manganoxidans:
- a CDS encoding phosphotransferase family protein, which translates to MSSLDTAALRDWLSRQFPDDGGADAELTCEPISGGQSNPTYFVTWGPRRLVLRRKPAGAILPGAHAIEREFRVLRALEDTNVPVPRALMLEEDAWVLGTPFYVMERLDGRVFSDCALPGLSAEDRRAMYLSMAETLARLHAVRPDAVGLSDYGRPGGYFERQLKRWSAQYADSPGPRIPALDQMVDWLPANMPADDGAVSIAHGDFRLGNMMFHPTEPRVIAVLDWELSTLGHPLADLGFCVMPWQTAPDEYGGILGLDRAALGIPTRAEFVAHYHAHARPTADLTRFHLAFALFRFAVIFVGIADRAGAGNAASDEAAELGPLAERFAIRAVEAAGLDPTHEADPSR; encoded by the coding sequence ATGAGCAGCCTTGATACTGCGGCGTTGCGCGACTGGCTGAGCCGCCAGTTTCCCGACGATGGCGGCGCGGACGCCGAATTGACGTGCGAGCCGATCAGCGGCGGGCAGTCCAACCCCACCTATTTCGTGACTTGGGGTCCGCGGCGGCTGGTGCTTCGGCGCAAGCCTGCGGGGGCGATCCTGCCCGGCGCTCACGCCATCGAGCGGGAGTTTCGGGTGCTCCGCGCGCTGGAAGACACGAACGTCCCCGTGCCCCGCGCGCTGATGCTGGAGGAGGATGCCTGGGTTCTGGGCACGCCCTTCTATGTGATGGAGCGGCTCGACGGGCGTGTCTTTTCGGACTGCGCGTTGCCCGGTCTGAGCGCTGAGGACCGGCGGGCGATGTATCTGTCCATGGCCGAAACGCTGGCCCGGCTTCATGCGGTGCGTCCCGACGCGGTGGGGCTGAGCGATTATGGCCGGCCCGGCGGCTATTTCGAGCGGCAGCTAAAACGGTGGAGCGCGCAATATGCCGACTCGCCCGGTCCGCGCATTCCTGCGCTCGACCAGATGGTGGATTGGCTGCCCGCCAACATGCCCGCCGATGACGGTGCGGTGTCCATTGCGCATGGGGATTTCCGGCTGGGCAACATGATGTTCCACCCCACCGAGCCGCGGGTCATTGCGGTGCTCGACTGGGAACTGTCGACGCTGGGCCATCCGCTGGCGGATCTAGGCTTCTGCGTGATGCCTTGGCAGACCGCGCCCGACGAATATGGCGGCATTCTGGGGCTCGACAGGGCGGCGCTGGGCATTCCCACGCGCGCCGAATTCGTGGCGCATTACCACGCCCATGCGCGCCCGACGGCGGACCTGACCCGCTTTCATCTGGCCTTCGCGCTTTTCCGTTTTGCCGTGATTTTCGTAGGCATCGCTGATCGTGCGGGCGCGGGCAACGCCGCCTCGGACGAGGCGGCAGAATTGGGCCCGCTGGCCGAGCGCTTCGCCATCCGCGCCGTTGAGGCCGCCGGTCTCGATCCGACACATGAGGCAGATCCGAGCCGATAG
- a CDS encoding NAD(P)H-quinone oxidoreductase, giving the protein MHLPKTMRVVEISQYGGPEVLQSATRPVPQPGPGQILIRLSHAGVNRPDALQRAGNYAPPPGASPIPGLEGAGHVAALGEGVTRWQVGDAVTGLLPGGGYADYAVTHADHALPVPKGLSMAQAAALCETYYTVWTNVFMRGGLKAGERFLVHGGSSGIGTTAIQLAALRGAQVFATAGSPVKCETCKALGAERAINYRDTDYVEVMKAEGGAHLILDMVGGPYMARNLDALADDGRLVQIAFLQGAEMQLNMTQLMTRRLTITGSTLRPQSDAAKARIAEALLTEAWPHLEAGRIAPVMDSVYPLDKAAEAHARLETSEHIGKIVLQVA; this is encoded by the coding sequence ATGCACCTTCCCAAAACCATGCGTGTAGTCGAAATTTCGCAATACGGTGGGCCCGAGGTGCTGCAATCCGCCACCCGGCCCGTGCCGCAGCCCGGTCCGGGGCAGATCCTGATCCGGCTCAGCCATGCCGGTGTGAACCGTCCCGACGCGTTGCAGCGCGCGGGCAATTACGCCCCGCCCCCCGGTGCCTCGCCGATCCCCGGCCTAGAAGGCGCGGGCCATGTCGCCGCTCTGGGCGAGGGCGTAACCCGTTGGCAGGTGGGCGATGCGGTGACCGGGTTGCTGCCCGGTGGCGGTTACGCGGACTATGCCGTGACCCATGCCGACCACGCCCTGCCGGTGCCCAAGGGCCTGTCGATGGCGCAGGCCGCGGCGCTGTGCGAGACCTACTACACGGTTTGGACCAACGTATTCATGCGCGGGGGCCTAAAGGCGGGGGAGCGTTTTCTTGTCCACGGTGGCTCGTCGGGGATCGGCACGACCGCGATCCAGCTTGCCGCGTTGCGCGGCGCACAGGTGTTCGCCACCGCCGGATCGCCTGTGAAATGCGAAACTTGCAAGGCGCTGGGCGCGGAGCGGGCGATCAACTACCGTGATACCGATTATGTCGAGGTCATGAAGGCCGAGGGCGGTGCGCATCTCATCCTCGACATGGTGGGCGGCCCCTATATGGCGCGCAACTTGGATGCTTTGGCAGATGACGGGCGTCTTGTGCAAATCGCTTTCCTGCAGGGCGCCGAGATGCAGCTCAACATGACCCAGCTCATGACCCGGCGGCTGACCATCACCGGCTCCACCCTGCGACCCCAAAGCGATGCAGCGAAGGCCAGGATCGCCGAGGCGCTGCTGACTGAGGCTTGGCCACATCTGGAGGCGGGTCGCATCGCGCCGGTAATGGACTCGGTCTATCCTCTGGACAAGGCCGCCGAAGCCCACGCGCGGCTGGAGACGTCCGAGCATATCGGCAAGATCGTGTTACAGGTGGCGTAG
- a CDS encoding TRAP transporter permease gives MTPHSSGAKRTAGYSVYAIGLIIALSGLANVMPTYNVLPRIGPFPVEWFRPLFYWLSILVFLAADAERRAGRGRLSPLHLGAYAVAAVVVSYVCYDYYRIGQIIANSVIFFGPREMYVALAAAALSLWACWILWGAPIAVLGGLALLYLATGQYWPGPLRTAPSDIYDTISANIWYDSDQGILGSIMGVVLTTVLPFIILGAILEGCGAGGSMIRISFHLMKKFKGGPAYAAILASALFGTVSGSAVANVVGTGVVTIPMIRKRGFNANFAGAVEATASTGGQILPPIMGAAALVMADIVGVSYLTVVLAVIIPAVAYYLSLFLAVYFEAQKLDIQVGDDDVSVPPPALQDWVNLVLVFGPIFVIVWLLVSGLSAAGASIAAILLLVPLSFINPQVRRKPQMLIAALAEGGKTIGQLAVAIAIVGIVVSTLSATGVPTSFAVLLSTASGNSLLIALLIAAAGCIILGMGMPTLPAYIAIISVMGPTLQGFGMDLLAAHMFVFFFGVAAGITPPVALTAFAAASVSGGRPIATAVASTRIGAMMFLIPFAWAFDDALLLGIGETDLAVVIPAIFFLLVALYFCTSALIGFDRGKLSLWERLARLGVTIALLTPMIFAELGGLAIGLALVAYRHTLAPKTKETAA, from the coding sequence ATGACCCCCCATTCGAGCGGTGCAAAGCGCACCGCCGGGTATTCCGTCTATGCCATCGGGCTGATCATCGCCCTTTCCGGCCTTGCCAACGTGATGCCCACCTACAATGTGCTGCCCCGCATCGGGCCGTTTCCGGTGGAATGGTTCCGGCCGCTGTTTTACTGGCTGTCGATCCTGGTCTTTCTGGCCGCAGATGCCGAGCGGCGCGCCGGTCGGGGACGGTTGTCGCCGCTTCACTTGGGGGCCTACGCCGTGGCCGCCGTGGTGGTCAGCTATGTCTGCTACGACTACTATCGGATCGGTCAGATCATCGCCAACTCGGTGATCTTCTTCGGCCCGCGCGAGATGTATGTGGCGCTGGCCGCTGCCGCGCTGTCGCTCTGGGCCTGTTGGATCCTGTGGGGCGCACCGATTGCTGTGCTTGGCGGTCTTGCGCTGCTGTATCTCGCCACGGGGCAATACTGGCCCGGACCGCTTCGGACGGCGCCATCGGACATCTATGATACGATCTCGGCCAATATCTGGTACGACAGCGACCAAGGCATTCTTGGCTCGATCATGGGCGTGGTGCTGACCACGGTGCTGCCCTTTATCATCCTCGGCGCCATTCTGGAGGGGTGCGGCGCGGGTGGGTCGATGATCCGCATCTCGTTCCATCTGATGAAGAAATTCAAAGGCGGCCCGGCCTATGCCGCGATCCTCGCCTCGGCGCTCTTTGGCACTGTGTCCGGCTCTGCCGTCGCCAACGTGGTTGGCACAGGGGTCGTCACCATTCCGATGATCCGCAAGCGCGGGTTCAACGCCAATTTCGCCGGTGCGGTGGAGGCCACGGCCTCGACCGGCGGGCAGATCCTGCCGCCGATCATGGGCGCGGCGGCGTTGGTGATGGCCGATATCGTCGGCGTCAGCTATCTGACTGTGGTGCTGGCTGTGATCATTCCGGCTGTCGCCTATTACCTGTCGCTGTTCCTTGCGGTTTATTTCGAGGCGCAGAAGCTCGACATCCAAGTTGGCGACGACGATGTGAGCGTGCCCCCACCGGCCTTGCAGGACTGGGTCAACCTCGTGCTGGTCTTTGGCCCGATCTTTGTCATTGTCTGGTTGCTGGTTAGCGGGCTGTCCGCCGCCGGTGCGTCCATCGCGGCGATCCTGCTTTTGGTGCCGCTCAGCTTCATCAACCCTCAGGTGCGCCGCAAGCCGCAGATGCTGATCGCCGCGCTTGCCGAGGGCGGCAAGACCATCGGGCAACTGGCCGTGGCCATTGCCATCGTGGGCATCGTCGTCTCGACCCTGTCGGCCACCGGCGTGCCCACCAGTTTCGCGGTGCTGCTCTCCACCGCGTCGGGCAACTCGTTGCTGATCGCGCTGCTGATCGCTGCGGCGGGCTGCATCATCCTTGGCATGGGCATGCCGACGCTGCCCGCCTATATCGCCATCATTTCGGTCATGGGCCCGACATTGCAGGGCTTCGGCATGGACCTGCTGGCGGCGCATATGTTCGTGTTTTTCTTCGGCGTCGCCGCCGGTATCACGCCCCCCGTCGCACTGACCGCTTTTGCTGCGGCGAGCGTCTCCGGTGGCCGTCCCATTGCGACCGCGGTGGCCTCCACCCGGATCGGCGCGATGATGTTCCTGATCCCCTTCGCCTGGGCCTTTGACGATGCACTTCTGCTGGGCATCGGCGAAACCGATCTGGCGGTGGTGATCCCGGCGATCTTCTTCCTGCTGGTGGCGCTCTATTTCTGCACCAGCGCGCTGATCGGGTTCGACCGGGGCAAACTGAGCCTGTGGGAGCGTCTGGCGCGGCTTGGTGTGACCATTGCGCTGCTGACCCCCATGATCTTCGCAGAACTCGGCGGCCTCGCCATCGGACTGGCGCTGGTGGCGTA
- the dctP gene encoding TRAP transporter substrate-binding protein DctP — MTLNKQSLSRRNLLTAGAAAGVGSVLAAPAAIAQGKTTWRMQTHWPTGNWYYEDVFVNFANRVTEATGGELTIEPVQNDGIVPTGEVLNAVRRGLLESAFIYPSYWMGRIPVAGHLNGNIGTFGSHEEMHMFMYEMGALDIIREAYAEQGVYQAGPVSYAGLALYSNRPLVTKEDFAGWRVRSTGTAAMVFEKMGASPVSIPGGELYQALQTGVVEGAHWGSISTGWGMNFQEVTKYIVQPDLVSQLNGEVMVGMEPWNAIGDDLKATFNEVVRATSADASAHFLHQDLVRKDEFVNELGGEITNLDPAVVEELRVKSMEVVDEFAERDPDYSGRVAELLHEFMRLTGKA; from the coding sequence ATGACGTTGAACAAGCAGTCGCTTTCCCGGCGAAACCTTCTGACCGCAGGTGCGGCAGCGGGTGTCGGCTCGGTTCTGGCCGCGCCCGCGGCCATCGCCCAAGGCAAGACCACCTGGCGGATGCAGACCCACTGGCCTACGGGCAACTGGTATTACGAGGACGTTTTCGTCAACTTCGCCAACCGCGTGACCGAGGCCACCGGCGGCGAGCTGACCATCGAACCCGTCCAGAACGACGGCATCGTGCCCACCGGCGAAGTGCTGAACGCGGTCCGCCGCGGGCTGCTGGAAAGCGCGTTCATCTACCCGTCCTACTGGATGGGGCGGATCCCCGTCGCGGGCCATCTCAACGGCAATATCGGCACCTTCGGCAGCCACGAAGAAATGCACATGTTCATGTATGAGATGGGCGCGCTGGATATCATCCGCGAGGCCTATGCCGAACAGGGTGTCTATCAGGCAGGCCCCGTGTCCTATGCCGGTCTGGCGCTCTATTCCAACCGCCCGCTGGTGACCAAGGAAGACTTCGCTGGTTGGCGTGTGCGCTCCACCGGCACCGCCGCGATGGTGTTCGAGAAGATGGGCGCCTCGCCAGTGTCGATCCCGGGCGGCGAGCTTTATCAGGCGCTGCAAACCGGCGTTGTCGAAGGGGCGCATTGGGGCTCGATCTCGACCGGTTGGGGCATGAACTTCCAGGAAGTGACCAAGTATATCGTTCAGCCCGATCTTGTGAGCCAGCTAAATGGCGAGGTCATGGTCGGCATGGAGCCGTGGAACGCGATTGGCGACGATCTGAAGGCGACCTTCAACGAGGTCGTCCGGGCCACCAGCGCCGATGCCAGCGCGCATTTCCTGCATCAGGATCTCGTGCGTAAGGACGAGTTCGTCAATGAGCTTGGCGGCGAGATCACCAATCTCGACCCCGCCGTGGTCGAGGAGCTTCGCGTCAAGTCGATGGAAGTGGTCGACGAGTTCGCCGAGCGTGACCCCGACTATTCGGGCCGCGTGGCCGAGTTGCTGCACGAATTCATGCGTCTGACCGGCAAGGCCTGA
- a CDS encoding TAXI family TRAP transporter solute-binding subunit, producing the protein MAATLAAGATVAQAQSLSLEGGGAASLTGIVPQTYAQFAAEEGISLQVVLGQTLTRSALKLAAGRIDMAVVPPPAFGAMSRGVGPYADQGDQAKAMAENVRALFGFPGGTLHAITWADSGVEDWGDLAGKRVYIGPPAGAASGQIQGMITAASGGLAAGNDYEGVRAPWGAAQQSFQDGQFDVYVALAAVGSQALNELSLQREIRILGVPDEVLSTDAWTEALTKGALVKTQIPAGTYSGNVTGDTDLTTAATSMMMAVHKDMDDDTAYALTKAYWENLESMMNANALMRTIDIDNRFGGTNAPLHPGAVRYYEEAGIEIPANLMP; encoded by the coding sequence GTGGCGGCAACCTTGGCCGCAGGCGCAACCGTCGCGCAGGCGCAATCGCTCAGCCTCGAAGGTGGGGGCGCGGCTTCGCTCACCGGTATCGTGCCGCAGACCTATGCCCAGTTTGCCGCCGAGGAGGGCATCTCGTTGCAGGTGGTGCTTGGCCAGACGCTGACCCGGTCGGCGCTGAAACTGGCAGCGGGACGGATCGATATGGCTGTTGTGCCGCCGCCAGCATTCGGGGCGATGTCGCGCGGCGTCGGCCCCTATGCCGATCAGGGGGACCAAGCCAAGGCAATGGCCGAAAACGTACGGGCCCTTTTCGGGTTTCCGGGCGGAACCCTGCACGCCATCACCTGGGCCGACAGCGGCGTAGAGGACTGGGGCGATCTTGCAGGCAAGCGGGTTTATATCGGCCCACCGGCCGGTGCAGCCAGCGGCCAGATCCAAGGGATGATCACCGCGGCCTCTGGTGGCCTTGCGGCCGGTAACGACTACGAGGGCGTCCGTGCGCCATGGGGGGCCGCGCAGCAGTCGTTTCAGGATGGCCAGTTCGATGTCTATGTCGCCTTGGCGGCTGTCGGCAGCCAGGCGCTGAACGAACTTAGCCTGCAACGCGAGATCCGCATTCTTGGCGTTCCGGACGAGGTGCTGTCCACCGACGCCTGGACCGAGGCCCTCACCAAGGGTGCTTTGGTCAAAACCCAGATCCCCGCCGGAACCTATTCGGGGAACGTCACGGGCGATACCGACCTGACCACCGCCGCAACCTCGATGATGATGGCGGTGCACAAGGACATGGACGACGACACCGCCTATGCGCTGACCAAGGCATATTGGGAAAATCTGGAATCGATGATGAACGCCAATGCGCTGATGCGGACGATCGATATCGACAATCGCTTTGGCGGCACCAATGCGCCCCTGCATCCGGGTGCTGTGCGCTACTATGAGGAAGCCGGCATCGAGATTCCTGCCAATCTGATGCCCTGA
- a CDS encoding TRAP transporter large permease, which yields MSAEILTIGMFGMVLVAILSGVSLAFAMGGTAVIFGLLTFGSYGMYSIVTTMFGSMWSILLSAIPLFVFIGVALARSKIAHDLYHAFYLWSGRTNGGLLLGTAGFAATLSAMTGSCAASTMTTGLVGIPAMDKRGYDRSFVLGTIGASGTLGILIPPSITLIIIGMQTGQSVGRLFLGGLVSGLLLLGMFLAYVALRSYMRPELAPGAAEVAPLRERVRALRSVFLPLVIILSVLISIFAGIATPTEAAAVGAAAVVISVAIRRELNWTYIKTVSYETAAMTGMVIWIVFGASAFIAVYGGAGGTTFMQNFLRDLDVSPLMMIVILQAVTLVLGMFLDPIGIILLMLPIFFPIVVELGFDPIWFCILFQLNLCIGYISPPFGYNLFYLKILSPETPISAIYRAITPFFLLMLLTGALIFVFPQIITSFTDLPKRL from the coding sequence ATGAGCGCTGAAATCCTCACCATTGGCATGTTCGGAATGGTGCTTGTCGCCATCCTGTCCGGCGTATCGCTGGCCTTTGCGATGGGCGGCACCGCCGTGATCTTTGGCCTGCTGACCTTTGGCAGCTACGGCATGTATTCCATTGTCACGACGATGTTCGGCTCCATGTGGTCGATCCTGCTATCGGCGATCCCGTTGTTTGTTTTCATCGGGGTGGCGCTGGCACGCTCAAAGATCGCGCATGACCTATACCATGCCTTTTATCTCTGGTCGGGCCGCACCAATGGCGGTCTGCTGCTGGGCACCGCAGGGTTCGCCGCGACGCTTTCTGCGATGACCGGTAGCTGCGCGGCCTCGACCATGACGACCGGCCTTGTCGGCATCCCGGCAATGGACAAGCGCGGCTACGACCGGTCCTTTGTTCTGGGCACCATCGGCGCCTCCGGGACGCTGGGCATCCTTATCCCGCCATCGATCACGCTGATCATCATCGGCATGCAGACCGGCCAGTCTGTCGGGCGGCTGTTCTTGGGCGGTCTGGTTTCGGGGTTGCTGCTGCTGGGCATGTTCCTCGCCTATGTCGCGCTCCGCAGCTACATGCGGCCCGAACTGGCCCCCGGCGCCGCGGAGGTAGCGCCGCTGCGCGAGCGGGTGCGCGCCCTGCGGTCGGTCTTTTTGCCGCTCGTCATCATCCTGTCGGTGTTGATCTCGATCTTTGCCGGCATCGCCACCCCGACCGAGGCCGCCGCCGTCGGTGCCGCCGCCGTGGTCATTTCGGTCGCGATCCGGCGGGAACTGAACTGGACCTACATCAAAACCGTCAGCTACGAGACCGCCGCGATGACCGGGATGGTGATCTGGATCGTCTTTGGCGCCAGCGCCTTCATCGCCGTCTACGGCGGGGCAGGGGGCACAACCTTCATGCAGAACTTCCTGCGCGACCTCGACGTGTCGCCGCTGATGATGATCGTGATCCTGCAGGCCGTGACCCTGGTGCTGGGCATGTTTCTCGACCCGATCGGGATCATCCTGCTGATGCTGCCGATCTTCTTTCCCATCGTGGTCGAACTTGGCTTCGATCCGATCTGGTTCTGCATCCTGTTCCAGTTGAACCTGTGCATCGGATACATCTCGCCGCCGTTCGGCTATAACCTGTTCTACCTGAAGATCCTGAGCCCGGAGACGCCGATCAGCGCGATCTACCGCGCGATCACCCCCTTCTTCCTGCTCATGCTTTTGACCGGGGCGCTGATCTTCGTGTTCCCGCAAATCATCACCAGTTTCACCGATCTTCCGAAGCGGCTCTGA
- a CDS encoding LysR substrate-binding domain-containing protein gives MHELLAAAKKVRLRQLRCFVAVARKKSFVLAAEDLGLTQPAVSRSVRELEQVLGHDLFDRSTRGAELTPRGRTFLEATESGLLRIFQGVRSVTGEVLSDEIVRIGALPNVCSQFLPAIVQVFKSEYPSVRVRVSPGTNAGLLDSLRRGETDFVIGRLSSSEDMRGLVFRALFDEPLVFVVRGGHPLSGGQATLEEALTFPTLLPPEGTIIRQELSRYLSGQGVSELPDVVETTSSDFQRSYVARTDCVAVMPRGVVQAELESGAFVHLDIAKDAMRGPVGLTTNPELRLGSGAGKLVETILNTPLMPKMVS, from the coding sequence ATGCATGAATTACTTGCGGCGGCTAAGAAGGTCAGGCTGCGTCAGCTTCGGTGTTTCGTGGCGGTGGCCCGAAAGAAAAGTTTCGTGCTAGCCGCCGAGGATCTCGGCCTAACGCAGCCCGCAGTCAGTCGCAGTGTGCGCGAACTTGAACAGGTGCTGGGGCATGATCTGTTTGATCGGTCCACCAGAGGCGCGGAACTGACACCACGCGGTCGGACGTTTCTGGAAGCGACGGAATCCGGACTGCTGCGGATATTTCAGGGCGTGCGCTCCGTCACCGGAGAGGTTCTGTCGGACGAAATCGTTCGGATTGGGGCGTTGCCGAACGTGTGCTCGCAATTCCTTCCGGCCATCGTGCAGGTCTTCAAAAGCGAATATCCCAGCGTCAGGGTGCGGGTAAGCCCAGGCACAAACGCAGGCCTGTTGGACAGCCTCAGACGCGGAGAGACCGACTTCGTGATTGGGCGGTTATCCTCCAGCGAAGATATGCGTGGGCTGGTCTTCAGGGCGCTTTTTGATGAGCCGCTGGTTTTTGTTGTTCGCGGGGGGCATCCGCTCTCCGGCGGGCAAGCGACGCTGGAGGAGGCGCTGACCTTTCCAACCCTGCTGCCGCCCGAAGGCACGATCATCCGGCAAGAATTGTCGCGGTATCTATCGGGGCAGGGCGTGTCGGAACTGCCCGACGTGGTTGAAACCACATCGTCAGATTTCCAGCGGTCCTACGTCGCCCGCACGGACTGCGTCGCCGTCATGCCGCGCGGCGTCGTTCAAGCCGAGTTGGAGAGCGGCGCGTTCGTTCATCTCGACATAGCAAAAGACGCGATGCGGGGACCGGTGGGTTTGACGACAAATCCCGAACTGCGCCTTGGATCGGGCGCCGGAAAGCTTGTGGAGACGATCCTGAATACGCCCTTAATGCCGAAAATGGTATCTTAG
- a CDS encoding AMP-binding protein: MFEDLHLAARAANFRPLTPLDLLDRTIEVHGQRPAVAWHDHIWTYAEFGALVARMADWLRAQGVGRGDVVSVMLTNRPEMLAAHFAVPALGAVLNTLNTRLSAEEIAYILDHAGSTLVLCETRTAGALAEARVPVTRLCDAPGQPAAEEGGLDLFHGPVPVFDWADNVLSETQAISLNYTSGTTGRPKGVICTHRGAYLNAIGNVLSLGYTTATSYLWTLPMFHCNGWCHTWGVTAAGGLHVCLEQVEPAPILSLIDRHRVTHMCCAPVVLYMILDHGGSGPAHRVKVTTGGAAPTPTLLAGMEERGFDLVHGYGLTESYGPATFNDPGEDAPGTVEARAALLARQGYRHTTTGGIAVVDEAGNEVPRDGVTEGEIVLRGNTVMAGYFRDAEATEASFAGGHLHTGDLAVRHPDGQIEIRDRAKDVVISGGENISSIEVETVLHKHPDVLLAAVVAVPHDKWGETPWAFVEPRKGASLTEADLEVFCRGYLSGFKRPRRFVFGELPKTATGKIQKFLLRETAKKMVT, translated from the coding sequence ATGTTCGAAGACCTGCATCTTGCGGCTCGTGCCGCGAATTTCCGGCCCCTGACGCCGCTCGATCTGTTGGACCGCACCATCGAGGTGCATGGCCAACGTCCCGCCGTGGCGTGGCACGATCATATCTGGACCTATGCCGAATTCGGCGCGCTGGTGGCGCGCATGGCCGACTGGCTGCGCGCGCAGGGCGTGGGGCGCGGTGACGTGGTGTCGGTCATGCTGACCAATCGCCCCGAAATGCTGGCCGCGCATTTCGCGGTCCCGGCGCTGGGCGCGGTGCTCAATACGTTGAACACGCGGCTCTCGGCGGAGGAGATCGCCTATATCCTCGATCATGCCGGCAGCACACTTGTGCTGTGCGAGACCCGGACCGCCGGGGCGCTTGCGGAGGCGCGTGTGCCGGTCACCCGGCTCTGCGACGCGCCGGGGCAACCAGCGGCAGAGGAGGGCGGCCTCGATCTGTTCCACGGGCCGGTGCCGGTGTTCGACTGGGCGGACAATGTCCTGTCCGAAACCCAAGCCATTTCGCTCAACTACACATCGGGCACGACAGGCCGCCCCAAGGGGGTGATCTGCACCCATCGCGGCGCCTATCTGAACGCGATCGGCAATGTCCTGTCGCTGGGATACACCACGGCGACCAGCTACCTTTGGACGCTGCCGATGTTTCATTGCAACGGCTGGTGTCACACATGGGGCGTCACCGCAGCCGGTGGTCTGCATGTCTGTTTGGAGCAGGTCGAGCCAGCGCCGATCCTTAGTCTGATTGACCGACATCGTGTCACTCACATGTGCTGTGCGCCGGTGGTTTTATACATGATCCTCGATCATGGTGGCAGCGGGCCTGCGCACCGGGTCAAGGTGACGACCGGCGGCGCCGCCCCGACGCCCACCCTGCTGGCAGGGATGGAGGAGCGCGGCTTTGACCTCGTGCATGGCTACGGTCTGACCGAAAGCTACGGCCCCGCCACGTTCAACGACCCCGGAGAAGACGCGCCCGGCACCGTCGAGGCCCGCGCGGCGCTGCTGGCGCGACAGGGCTACCGGCACACCACGACCGGCGGCATCGCCGTTGTCGACGAGGCGGGCAACGAAGTGCCCCGCGACGGCGTGACGGAGGGCGAGATCGTCCTGCGCGGCAACACGGTGATGGCTGGGTATTTCCGCGACGCCGAGGCGACCGAGGCCAGTTTCGCAGGCGGTCATCTGCACACCGGCGATCTGGCCGTGCGCCACCCCGACGGCCAGATAGAGATCCGCGACCGGGCCAAGGATGTGGTCATCTCGGGCGGCGAGAACATCTCGAGCATCGAGGTTGAGACCGTGCTGCACAAACATCCCGACGTGCTGCTGGCCGCCGTGGTCGCCGTGCCGCATGACAAATGGGGCGAGACGCCTTGGGCCTTTGTGGAGCCGCGCAAGGGCGCCAGCCTGACCGAGGCCGATTTGGAGGTGTTCTGCCGCGGGTATCTGTCCGGCTTCAAACGGCCCCGTCGCTTCGTCTTCGGTGAACTGCCGAAAACAGCCACGGGCAAGATCCAGAAATTCCTGTTGCGGGAAACCGCCAAGAAAATGGTGACCTGA
- a CDS encoding TRAP transporter small permease subunit has product MKLLRRIEYINVLIGKAVSFLIWIGIVVLCWEVVARYVFGAPTIWAHGYTQRIFGAYFVMVGAYTLIRRNHVRVDLLLGTASPRFNAFLDLVNCAFLIVWGVVLVWEGFWLFEDAWRFNELDDSVLRHPMWPIKLSLFLGALLITVQGVIEAVRSLVLIVNPDADIGPADAQGSEIL; this is encoded by the coding sequence ATGAAACTGCTCAGACGTATCGAATACATCAATGTGCTGATCGGCAAGGCGGTGTCCTTCCTGATTTGGATCGGCATCGTCGTTCTGTGCTGGGAGGTGGTCGCCCGGTATGTCTTTGGCGCGCCTACGATCTGGGCGCATGGCTACACCCAGCGCATCTTTGGCGCCTATTTCGTGATGGTGGGCGCCTATACGCTGATCCGCCGCAACCATGTCCGTGTGGACCTGCTGCTGGGCACCGCGTCGCCACGGTTCAACGCCTTTCTCGATCTGGTCAACTGCGCCTTCCTCATCGTCTGGGGCGTCGTTCTGGTCTGGGAAGGCTTCTGGCTGTTCGAGGACGCTTGGCGCTTCAACGAACTGGACGACAGCGTGCTGCGCCACCCCATGTGGCCGATCAAGCTTTCGCTGTTTCTGGGCGCGCTGCTCATTACCGTCCAGGGGGTGATCGAGGCGGTCCGCTCGCTGGTGCTGATCGTCAATCCCGACGCCGATATTGGTCCCGCCGACGCACAGGGGAGCGAAATTCTATGA